From a region of the Nocardioides ginsengisegetis genome:
- a CDS encoding sulfate ABC transporter substrate-binding protein codes for MNNTIKAAAAIATVGVLALSGCSSDSSASDANTLNVVGYSVLESANSGVIDAFNKTADGKDVDIKGSYGASGDQARAVIAGADADEVHLSLEPDVTKLVDEGIVADDWKDNDTQGICTQSLVVMVVKSGNPKHIDSWDDLVKPGIGIVTPNPASSGSAKWNLLAAYGSVLADGGSDADAEDYMKKFFGNIAALPDSGRDATTAFTSGTGDVLLSYENEAILARQNGTDFDYVIPDSSLLIQNPCAVTKDAAPAAEKFLEFQKSDEGQKLYAETGYRPLVDVPGLNVEGANDPADPFPNPAKLLTIDDNFGGWDEANTKFFDENDGIITKIQAEANQ; via the coding sequence ATGAACAACACGATCAAGGCTGCCGCGGCCATTGCGACCGTCGGGGTGCTGGCCTTGTCGGGGTGCTCCAGTGACTCCTCTGCCAGCGACGCGAACACGCTCAACGTGGTCGGATACTCCGTCCTCGAATCGGCCAACTCCGGCGTCATCGACGCCTTCAACAAGACTGCCGACGGCAAGGACGTCGACATCAAGGGTTCCTACGGCGCCTCCGGCGACCAGGCCCGTGCTGTCATCGCCGGTGCCGACGCTGACGAGGTTCACCTCTCCCTCGAGCCCGACGTGACCAAGCTGGTCGACGAGGGCATCGTGGCCGACGACTGGAAGGACAACGACACCCAGGGCATCTGCACGCAGTCGCTCGTGGTGATGGTCGTGAAGTCGGGCAACCCGAAGCACATCGACAGCTGGGACGACCTGGTCAAGCCCGGCATCGGTATCGTGACCCCCAACCCGGCCTCGTCCGGCTCCGCCAAGTGGAACCTCCTCGCGGCGTACGGCTCGGTCCTCGCCGACGGCGGCTCCGACGCGGACGCCGAGGACTACATGAAGAAGTTCTTCGGCAACATCGCCGCCCTCCCGGACAGCGGCCGTGACGCCACCACCGCGTTCACCAGCGGCACCGGCGACGTGCTGCTCTCCTACGAGAACGAGGCGATCCTCGCCCGCCAGAACGGCACCGACTTCGACTACGTCATCCCGGACTCCTCGCTGCTGATCCAGAACCCCTGCGCGGTCACCAAGGACGCGGCGCCGGCGGCCGAGAAGTTCCTGGAGTTCCAGAAGAGCGACGAGGGCCAGAAGCTGTACGCCGAGACCGGCTACCGCCCGCTCGTCGACGTCCCCGGCCTGAACGTCGAGGGCGCCAACGACCCGGCCGACCCGTTCCCGAACCCGGCCAAGCTGCTCACCATCGACGACAACTTCGGTGGCTGGGACGAGGCCAACACGAAGTTCTTCGACGAGAACGACGGCATCATCACCAAGATCCAGGCGGAAGCGAACCAGTAA
- a CDS encoding 2-oxoacid:acceptor oxidoreductase subunit alpha, with amino-acid sequence MTKQVKQLDRVIIRFAGDSGDGMQLTGDRFTQESAVFGNDLVTLPNFPAEIRAPQGTLPGVSSFQVHFADHDILTAGDAPDVLVAMNPAALRANLGDLPKGATIIVDTHDFTARNLTKAGYTANPLDSIGDAGSLLGEFAVHPVDLTGMTVEAVKEFGLSRKDAARAKNMFALGLLSWMYGRPIESTITFLEKRFAKVADIRDANITAFKAGWNFGETTETFVVSYEIKPAPMAAGTYRNITGNLALAYGLVAAGVQSGLPIFLGSYPITPASDILHELSKHKAFGVTTLQAEDEIAGIGAAIGASFAGSLGVTTTSGPGIALKSEAIGLAVMTELPLLVVDVQRGGPSTGLPTKTEQADLLQAMFGRNGEAPVPIVAPQSPGDCFDAALEAARIAVTYRTPVMLLSDGYLANGSEPWRIPEIADLPVIDPAFATGHNHGSGEDGEATEFWPYLRDEETLARPWAIPGTPGLEHRIGGLEKGDGHGNIAYDPANHDFMVRIRQAKVDRIANSLPPMEVDDPSGEAKVLVLGWGSTYGPIGAGVRRVRKAGFNVAQAHLRHLNPFPNDLGEILKRYDKVLVPEMNLGQLSLLIRGKYLVDAIGYNHVRGLPLKAAELAEAIGELVSQAEGVDVDLSATLTTQEVGK; translated from the coding sequence GTGACAAAGCAGGTCAAGCAGCTCGACCGCGTGATCATCAGGTTCGCCGGCGACTCCGGTGACGGGATGCAGCTGACCGGCGACCGGTTCACGCAGGAGTCGGCGGTCTTCGGCAACGACCTGGTGACGTTGCCCAACTTCCCCGCGGAGATCCGGGCTCCCCAGGGCACGCTGCCGGGTGTCTCGTCGTTCCAGGTGCACTTCGCCGACCACGACATCCTGACCGCGGGCGACGCCCCGGACGTGCTGGTCGCGATGAACCCCGCCGCGCTGCGCGCCAACCTGGGCGACCTGCCCAAGGGCGCCACGATCATCGTGGACACCCACGACTTCACCGCCCGCAACCTGACCAAGGCCGGCTACACCGCCAACCCGCTCGACAGCATCGGCGACGCCGGGAGCCTGCTGGGCGAGTTCGCCGTGCACCCCGTGGACCTGACCGGCATGACCGTCGAGGCGGTCAAGGAGTTCGGCCTGTCCCGCAAGGACGCCGCCCGCGCGAAGAACATGTTCGCCCTGGGCCTGCTGTCCTGGATGTACGGCCGCCCGATCGAGTCGACGATCACGTTCCTGGAGAAGCGGTTCGCCAAGGTCGCCGACATCCGCGACGCCAACATCACCGCCTTCAAGGCCGGCTGGAACTTCGGCGAGACCACCGAGACGTTCGTGGTCTCCTACGAGATCAAGCCCGCCCCCATGGCCGCGGGCACCTACCGCAACATCACCGGCAACCTGGCCCTGGCCTACGGGCTGGTCGCGGCCGGTGTGCAGTCCGGGCTGCCGATCTTCCTGGGGTCCTACCCCATCACCCCGGCCTCCGACATCCTCCACGAACTGTCCAAGCACAAGGCGTTCGGCGTGACCACGCTGCAGGCCGAGGACGAGATCGCCGGCATCGGTGCCGCGATCGGCGCCTCCTTCGCCGGCTCCCTCGGCGTCACCACCACCTCGGGCCCGGGCATCGCCCTGAAGTCCGAGGCGATCGGCCTGGCCGTGATGACCGAGCTCCCGCTGCTGGTCGTCGACGTGCAGCGCGGCGGCCCGTCGACCGGCCTGCCGACCAAGACCGAGCAGGCAGACCTGCTCCAGGCGATGTTCGGCCGCAACGGCGAGGCGCCCGTCCCGATCGTCGCCCCGCAGTCACCCGGCGACTGCTTCGACGCCGCCCTGGAGGCCGCCCGGATCGCGGTGACCTACCGCACCCCGGTCATGCTGCTCTCCGACGGCTACCTCGCCAACGGCTCCGAGCCATGGCGGATCCCCGAGATCGCCGACCTCCCCGTCATCGACCCCGCCTTCGCCACCGGCCACAACCACGGCAGCGGCGAGGACGGCGAGGCCACCGAGTTCTGGCCCTACCTCCGCGACGAGGAGACCCTCGCGCGTCCGTGGGCGATCCCGGGCACGCCCGGCCTCGAGCACCGCATCGGCGGCCTGGAGAAGGGCGACGGGCACGGCAACATCGCCTACGACCCGGCCAACCACGACTTCATGGTCCGCATCCGCCAGGCCAAGGTCGACCGGATCGCCAACTCGCTGCCACCGATGGAGGTCGACGACCCCTCCGGCGAGGCGAAGGTCCTGGTCCTCGGGTGGGGGTCGACCTATGGCCCGATCGGCGCCGGCGTACGCCGCGTCCGCAAGGCCGGCTTCAACGTCGCCCAGGCCCACCTGCGCCACCTCAACCCGTTCCCCAACGACCTCGGCGAGATCCTCAAGCGCTACGACAAGGTGCTGGTGCCCGAGATGAACCTCGGCCAGCTGTCCCTGCTGATCCGCGGCAAGTACCTCGTCGACGCCATCGGCTACAACCACGTGCGCGGCTTGCCCCTCAAGGCGGCCGAGCTCGCCGAGGCCATCGGCGAGCTCGTCTCCCAGGCCGAGGGCGTGGACGTCGACCTCTCCGCAACCCTGACCACCCAGGAGGTGGGCAAGTGA